From a region of the Triticum aestivum cultivar Chinese Spring chromosome 7D, IWGSC CS RefSeq v2.1, whole genome shotgun sequence genome:
- the LOC123164125 gene encoding auxin-responsive protein SAUR71-like, whose protein sequence is MRELIRRLSFSDRVSDGSGGVPRGCVPVLVVGDGDEECERFVVRVEALRHPSLSALLEMAAQEFGYKQEGILRVPCAVNQFRQALTTAVVSKNY, encoded by the coding sequence ATGAGGGAGCTGATCCGGCGGCTGAGCTTCTCGGACCgggtgagcgacggcagcggcggcgtgcCGCGCGGGTGCGTGCCGGTGCTGGTggtgggcgacggcgacgaggagtgcgAGCGGTTCGTGGTGCGGGTGGAGGCGCTGCGGCACCCGTCGCTGTCGGCGCTGCTGGAGATGGCGGCGCAGGAGTTCGGGTACAAGCAGGAGGGCATCCTCCGCGTCCCCTGCGCCGTCAACCAGTTCAGACAGGCGCTCACCACCGCCGTCGTCTCCAAGAACTACTGA
- the LOC123169220 gene encoding auxin-responsive protein SAUR71: MRELIRRLSFSDRVSDGSGGVPRGCVPVLVVGDGDEECERFVVRVEALRHPSLAALLEMAAQEFGYKQEGILRVPCAVNQFRQALTTAAVSKNY; encoded by the coding sequence ATGAGGGAGCTGATCCGGAGGCTGAGCTTCTCGGACCgggtgagcgacggcagcggcggcgtgcCGCGCGGGTGTGTGCCGGTGCTGGTggtgggcgacggcgacgaggaatgTGAGCGGTTCGTGGTGCGGGTGGAGGCGCTGCGGCACCCGTCGCTGGCGGCGCTGCTGGAGATGGCGGCGCAGGAGTTCGGGTACAAGCAGGAGGGCATCCTCCGCGTCCCCTGCGCCGTCAACCAATTCAGGCAGGCGCTCACCACCGCAGCCGTCTCCAAGAACTACTGA